A window from Lampris incognitus isolate fLamInc1 chromosome 5, fLamInc1.hap2, whole genome shotgun sequence encodes these proteins:
- the LOC130112291 gene encoding cytochrome P450 3A40-like isoform X1 — translation MLVFLPFFSIETWTLLAILIGIFIKYGYSSYGVFKKLGIPGPKPTMYLGTVTQHGRIYYFQDLECAKIYGKVWGSYEFKKPVLAVTDPGMVKTILVKECFSNFTNRRNLRLYGDIYDAVSFAEDDQWRRIRNILSPCFTSGHIKEMFHIMKHHSHKLMESLRTKVQNDDVVTLNDYFGSYILDAMASIAFSLDTDTLANPSDAFTTNANQLFRINILLFTIQGVFPFLLPLFEMLDFSLFPRSATTYFQSVLTKIRAEHRNSSSKNRVDFLQLMIDSKGTKSNKGLSKHEIYSQATTFISGGYVTSSTTLNFMAYSLATNPHVMYRLQEEIESTFPNKAPIQYEGLVQMEYLDCVVNETLRLFPPSARLERVAKKTVEVKGIVIPKGMVVMIPLFALHRDADFWPEPEEFRPDRFSKENKHNIEPYTYLPFGAGPRNCIGMRFVLVMMKLVLVEVLQNYSFSVCKETEFYLANYPTLPSRPGCCSTPSADPGRAADYLPHVSSDTCGVASRFFSPDGEEFRKGDVTRERIRIFPPSSPSPPNRRHDRPEEVLVQQPGHIPTSGFPPADTANCVCRDAQPSWR, via the exons ATGCtcgtctttcttcctttcttctctaTCGAGACATGGACTCTACTGGCCATACTGATCGGGATTTTTATCAA GTATGGCTACAGCTCATATGGGGTGTTCAAGAAGCTCGGAATCCCCGGTCCGAAACCCACGATGTACTTAGGCACCGTCACCCAACACGGCCGA ATTTACTACTTTCAAGACTTGGAGTGCGCTAAGATATATGGGAAAGTTTGGGG GAGTTACGAGTTTAAGAAGCCCGTGTTAGCTGTAACAGACCCCGGTATGGTGAAAACCATCCTGGTGAAAGAGTGTTTTTCCAACTTTACTAACCGGCGG AACCTCCGTTTATATGGGGACATATATGACGCTGTGAGTTTTGCTGAGGATGATCAATGGAGACGAATTCGCAACATCCTGTCTCCCTGTTTCACCTCTGGACATATTAAAGAA ATGTTTCACATCATGAAGCACCACTCACACAAGCTGATGGAAAGCTTGAGGACCAAGGTGCAAAATGATGACGTCGTGACTCTGAATGA CTACTTCGGATCTTACATTTTAGATGCGATGGCCAGCATTGCATTCAGTTTGGACACTGACACACTTGCAAACCCTTCAGATGCCTTCACCACCAACGCCAACCAGTTATTCAGAATAAACATTCTACTCTTCACAATCCAAG GGGTTTTTCCATTCCTTCTGCCTCTGTTTGAGATGTTAGACTTCTCCCTCTTTCCTCGGTCAGCTACTACATATTTTCAGTCTGTACTGACAAAGATTAGAGCAGAACACAGAAACAGTTCAAGCAAG AATCGGGTGGATTTCCTTCAATTGATGATTGATTCCAAGGGAACAAAGTCAAATAAGG GTCTGAGCAAGCATGAGATTTACTCCCAAGCAACAACTTTTATCAGTGGTGGTTATGTTACCAGCAGCACAACTCTGAATTTCATGGCCTATAGCCTGGCTACAAATCCTCATGTCATGTATCGCCTACAAGAAGAGATAGAGTCTACCTTCCCCAACAAG GCTCCTATTCAATATGAGGGTTTGGTGCAGATGGAGTACCTGGACTGCGTGGTCAATGAGACTCTGAG GCTCTTCCCTCCAAGTGCACGCCTGGAACGTGTTGCAAAGAAAACTGTGGAGGTTAAGGGAATTGTCATCCCCAAGGGAATGGTTGTCATGATTCCACTCTTCGCTCTCCACCGGGATGCTGATTTCTGGCCGGAGCCAGAGGAATTCAGGCCTGATAG GTTCAGTAAGGAGAACAAGCACAACATTGAGCCCTACACTTATTTGCCATTTGGGGCAGGGCCAAGGAACTGTATTGGGATGCGATTTGTACTTGTAATGATGAAATTGGTCTTGGTGGAGGTTCTACAGAACTACAGTTTTTCCGTCTGCAAAGAGACAGAG ttctacttggccaattaccccactcttccgagccgtcccggttgttgctccaccccctctgcagatccggggagggctgcagactacctaccacatgtctcctccgatacatgtggcgtcgccagccgcttcttttcacctgacggtgaggagtttcgcaagggggacgtaacgcgtgagaggatcaggatattcccccccagttccccctcccccccgaacaggcgccacgaccgaccagaggaggtgctggtgcagcaaccaggacacatacccacatccggcttcccacccgcagacacagccaattgtgtctgtagggacgcccaaccaagttggaggtaa
- the LOC130112291 gene encoding cytochrome P450 3A40-like isoform X2 gives MLVFLPFFSIETWTLLAILIGIFIKYGYSSYGVFKKLGIPGPKPTMYLGTVTQHGRIYYFQDLECAKIYGKVWGSYEFKKPVLAVTDPGMVKTILVKECFSNFTNRRNLRLYGDIYDAVSFAEDDQWRRIRNILSPCFTSGHIKEMFHIMKHHSHKLMESLRTKVQNDDVVTLNDYFGSYILDAMASIAFSLDTDTLANPSDAFTTNANQLFRINILLFTIQGVFPFLLPLFEMLDFSLFPRSATTYFQSVLTKIRAEHRNSSSKNRVDFLQLMIDSKGTKSNKGNNLSKAHMHTNTSKHVLMSDFLSPTGLSKHEIYSQATTFISGGYVTSSTTLNFMAYSLATNPHVMYRLQEEIESTFPNKAPIQYEGLVQMEYLDCVVNETLRLFPPSARLERVAKKTVEVKGIVIPKGMVVMIPLFALHRDADFWPEPEEFRPDRFSKENKHNIEPYTYLPFGAGPRNCIGMRFVLVMMKLVLVEVLQNYSFSVCKETEIPLEFDGTGLVGPVRPIKLKLVPRSISSQNGDNATK, from the exons ATGCtcgtctttcttcctttcttctctaTCGAGACATGGACTCTACTGGCCATACTGATCGGGATTTTTATCAA GTATGGCTACAGCTCATATGGGGTGTTCAAGAAGCTCGGAATCCCCGGTCCGAAACCCACGATGTACTTAGGCACCGTCACCCAACACGGCCGA ATTTACTACTTTCAAGACTTGGAGTGCGCTAAGATATATGGGAAAGTTTGGGG GAGTTACGAGTTTAAGAAGCCCGTGTTAGCTGTAACAGACCCCGGTATGGTGAAAACCATCCTGGTGAAAGAGTGTTTTTCCAACTTTACTAACCGGCGG AACCTCCGTTTATATGGGGACATATATGACGCTGTGAGTTTTGCTGAGGATGATCAATGGAGACGAATTCGCAACATCCTGTCTCCCTGTTTCACCTCTGGACATATTAAAGAA ATGTTTCACATCATGAAGCACCACTCACACAAGCTGATGGAAAGCTTGAGGACCAAGGTGCAAAATGATGACGTCGTGACTCTGAATGA CTACTTCGGATCTTACATTTTAGATGCGATGGCCAGCATTGCATTCAGTTTGGACACTGACACACTTGCAAACCCTTCAGATGCCTTCACCACCAACGCCAACCAGTTATTCAGAATAAACATTCTACTCTTCACAATCCAAG GGGTTTTTCCATTCCTTCTGCCTCTGTTTGAGATGTTAGACTTCTCCCTCTTTCCTCGGTCAGCTACTACATATTTTCAGTCTGTACTGACAAAGATTAGAGCAGAACACAGAAACAGTTCAAGCAAG AATCGGGTGGATTTCCTTCAATTGATGATTGATTCCAAGGGAACAAAGTCAAATAAGGGTAATAACTTGTCgaaagcacacatgcacacaaacacatccaaacatGTCCTTATGTCTGATTTCCTTTCCCCAACAGGTCTGAGCAAGCATGAGATTTACTCCCAAGCAACAACTTTTATCAGTGGTGGTTATGTTACCAGCAGCACAACTCTGAATTTCATGGCCTATAGCCTGGCTACAAATCCTCATGTCATGTATCGCCTACAAGAAGAGATAGAGTCTACCTTCCCCAACAAG GCTCCTATTCAATATGAGGGTTTGGTGCAGATGGAGTACCTGGACTGCGTGGTCAATGAGACTCTGAG GCTCTTCCCTCCAAGTGCACGCCTGGAACGTGTTGCAAAGAAAACTGTGGAGGTTAAGGGAATTGTCATCCCCAAGGGAATGGTTGTCATGATTCCACTCTTCGCTCTCCACCGGGATGCTGATTTCTGGCCGGAGCCAGAGGAATTCAGGCCTGATAG GTTCAGTAAGGAGAACAAGCACAACATTGAGCCCTACACTTATTTGCCATTTGGGGCAGGGCCAAGGAACTGTATTGGGATGCGATTTGTACTTGTAATGATGAAATTGGTCTTGGTGGAGGTTCTACAGAACTACAGTTTTTCCGTCTGCAAAGAGACAGAG ATACCCCTAGAGTTTGACGGTACAGGTTTGGTGGGTCCTGTACGGCCAATCAAATTGAAACTGGTGCCACGCTCCATATCCTCACAAAATGGGGACAACGCCACAAAGTAA
- the LOC130112291 gene encoding cytochrome P450 3A40-like isoform X4 → MLVFLPFFSIETWTLLAILIGIFIKYGYSSYGVFKKLGIPGPKPTMYLGTVTQHGRIYYFQDLECAKIYGKVWGSYEFKKPVLAVTDPGMVKTILVKECFSNFTNRRNLRLYGDIYDAVSFAEDDQWRRIRNILSPCFTSGHIKEMFHIMKHHSHKLMESLRTKVQNDDVVTLNDYFGSYILDAMASIAFSLDTDTLANPSDAFTTNANQLFRINILLFTIQGVFPFLLPLFEMLDFSLFPRSATTYFQSVLTKIRAEHRNSSSKNRVDFLQLMIDSKGTKSNKGLSKHEIYSQATTFISGGYVTSSTTLNFMAYSLATNPHVMYRLQEEIESTFPNKAPIQYEGLVQMEYLDCVVNETLRLFPPSARLERVAKKTVEVKGIVIPKGMVVMIPLFALHRDADFWPEPEEFRPDRFSKENKHNIEPYTYLPFGAGPRNCIGMRFVLVMMKLVLVEVLQNYSFSVCKETEIPLEFDGTGLVGPVRPIKLKLVPRSISSQNGDNATK, encoded by the exons ATGCtcgtctttcttcctttcttctctaTCGAGACATGGACTCTACTGGCCATACTGATCGGGATTTTTATCAA GTATGGCTACAGCTCATATGGGGTGTTCAAGAAGCTCGGAATCCCCGGTCCGAAACCCACGATGTACTTAGGCACCGTCACCCAACACGGCCGA ATTTACTACTTTCAAGACTTGGAGTGCGCTAAGATATATGGGAAAGTTTGGGG GAGTTACGAGTTTAAGAAGCCCGTGTTAGCTGTAACAGACCCCGGTATGGTGAAAACCATCCTGGTGAAAGAGTGTTTTTCCAACTTTACTAACCGGCGG AACCTCCGTTTATATGGGGACATATATGACGCTGTGAGTTTTGCTGAGGATGATCAATGGAGACGAATTCGCAACATCCTGTCTCCCTGTTTCACCTCTGGACATATTAAAGAA ATGTTTCACATCATGAAGCACCACTCACACAAGCTGATGGAAAGCTTGAGGACCAAGGTGCAAAATGATGACGTCGTGACTCTGAATGA CTACTTCGGATCTTACATTTTAGATGCGATGGCCAGCATTGCATTCAGTTTGGACACTGACACACTTGCAAACCCTTCAGATGCCTTCACCACCAACGCCAACCAGTTATTCAGAATAAACATTCTACTCTTCACAATCCAAG GGGTTTTTCCATTCCTTCTGCCTCTGTTTGAGATGTTAGACTTCTCCCTCTTTCCTCGGTCAGCTACTACATATTTTCAGTCTGTACTGACAAAGATTAGAGCAGAACACAGAAACAGTTCAAGCAAG AATCGGGTGGATTTCCTTCAATTGATGATTGATTCCAAGGGAACAAAGTCAAATAAGG GTCTGAGCAAGCATGAGATTTACTCCCAAGCAACAACTTTTATCAGTGGTGGTTATGTTACCAGCAGCACAACTCTGAATTTCATGGCCTATAGCCTGGCTACAAATCCTCATGTCATGTATCGCCTACAAGAAGAGATAGAGTCTACCTTCCCCAACAAG GCTCCTATTCAATATGAGGGTTTGGTGCAGATGGAGTACCTGGACTGCGTGGTCAATGAGACTCTGAG GCTCTTCCCTCCAAGTGCACGCCTGGAACGTGTTGCAAAGAAAACTGTGGAGGTTAAGGGAATTGTCATCCCCAAGGGAATGGTTGTCATGATTCCACTCTTCGCTCTCCACCGGGATGCTGATTTCTGGCCGGAGCCAGAGGAATTCAGGCCTGATAG GTTCAGTAAGGAGAACAAGCACAACATTGAGCCCTACACTTATTTGCCATTTGGGGCAGGGCCAAGGAACTGTATTGGGATGCGATTTGTACTTGTAATGATGAAATTGGTCTTGGTGGAGGTTCTACAGAACTACAGTTTTTCCGTCTGCAAAGAGACAGAG ATACCCCTAGAGTTTGACGGTACAGGTTTGGTGGGTCCTGTACGGCCAATCAAATTGAAACTGGTGCCACGCTCCATATCCTCACAAAATGGGGACAACGCCACAAAGTAA
- the LOC130112291 gene encoding cytochrome P450 3A40-like isoform X3, translating to MCVRLRLCGRSYEFKKPVLAVTDPGMVKTILVKECFSNFTNRRNLRLYGDIYDAVSFAEDDQWRRIRNILSPCFTSGHIKEMFHIMKHHSHKLMESLRTKVQNDDVVTLNDYFGSYILDAMASIAFSLDTDTLANPSDAFTTNANQLFRINILLFTIQGVFPFLLPLFEMLDFSLFPRSATTYFQSVLTKIRAEHRNSSSKNRVDFLQLMIDSKGTKSNKGLSKHEIYSQATTFISGGYVTSSTTLNFMAYSLATNPHVMYRLQEEIESTFPNKAPIQYEGLVQMEYLDCVVNETLRLFPPSARLERVAKKTVEVKGIVIPKGMVVMIPLFALHRDADFWPEPEEFRPDRFSKENKHNIEPYTYLPFGAGPRNCIGMRFVLVMMKLVLVEVLQNYSFSVCKETEFYLANYPTLPSRPGCCSTPSADPGRAADYLPHVSSDTCGVASRFFSPDGEEFRKGDVTRERIRIFPPSSPSPPNRRHDRPEEVLVQQPGHIPTSGFPPADTANCVCRDAQPSWR from the exons atgtgtgtgcgcttGCGTTTGTGTGGTAGGAGTTACGAGTTTAAGAAGCCCGTGTTAGCTGTAACAGACCCCGGTATGGTGAAAACCATCCTGGTGAAAGAGTGTTTTTCCAACTTTACTAACCGGCGG AACCTCCGTTTATATGGGGACATATATGACGCTGTGAGTTTTGCTGAGGATGATCAATGGAGACGAATTCGCAACATCCTGTCTCCCTGTTTCACCTCTGGACATATTAAAGAA ATGTTTCACATCATGAAGCACCACTCACACAAGCTGATGGAAAGCTTGAGGACCAAGGTGCAAAATGATGACGTCGTGACTCTGAATGA CTACTTCGGATCTTACATTTTAGATGCGATGGCCAGCATTGCATTCAGTTTGGACACTGACACACTTGCAAACCCTTCAGATGCCTTCACCACCAACGCCAACCAGTTATTCAGAATAAACATTCTACTCTTCACAATCCAAG GGGTTTTTCCATTCCTTCTGCCTCTGTTTGAGATGTTAGACTTCTCCCTCTTTCCTCGGTCAGCTACTACATATTTTCAGTCTGTACTGACAAAGATTAGAGCAGAACACAGAAACAGTTCAAGCAAG AATCGGGTGGATTTCCTTCAATTGATGATTGATTCCAAGGGAACAAAGTCAAATAAGG GTCTGAGCAAGCATGAGATTTACTCCCAAGCAACAACTTTTATCAGTGGTGGTTATGTTACCAGCAGCACAACTCTGAATTTCATGGCCTATAGCCTGGCTACAAATCCTCATGTCATGTATCGCCTACAAGAAGAGATAGAGTCTACCTTCCCCAACAAG GCTCCTATTCAATATGAGGGTTTGGTGCAGATGGAGTACCTGGACTGCGTGGTCAATGAGACTCTGAG GCTCTTCCCTCCAAGTGCACGCCTGGAACGTGTTGCAAAGAAAACTGTGGAGGTTAAGGGAATTGTCATCCCCAAGGGAATGGTTGTCATGATTCCACTCTTCGCTCTCCACCGGGATGCTGATTTCTGGCCGGAGCCAGAGGAATTCAGGCCTGATAG GTTCAGTAAGGAGAACAAGCACAACATTGAGCCCTACACTTATTTGCCATTTGGGGCAGGGCCAAGGAACTGTATTGGGATGCGATTTGTACTTGTAATGATGAAATTGGTCTTGGTGGAGGTTCTACAGAACTACAGTTTTTCCGTCTGCAAAGAGACAGAG ttctacttggccaattaccccactcttccgagccgtcccggttgttgctccaccccctctgcagatccggggagggctgcagactacctaccacatgtctcctccgatacatgtggcgtcgccagccgcttcttttcacctgacggtgaggagtttcgcaagggggacgtaacgcgtgagaggatcaggatattcccccccagttccccctcccccccgaacaggcgccacgaccgaccagaggaggtgctggtgcagcaaccaggacacatacccacatccggcttcccacccgcagacacagccaattgtgtctgtagggacgcccaaccaagttggaggtaa
- the gpank1 gene encoding G patch domain and ankyrin repeat-containing protein 1: protein MDNLGFFTPAKEQDIWTNGKEQPSSQPRSLHSGEEARLFYESLTKGNDGATQNESVCQREQTTRTSKKREEQGRGGDVRQAGITGERRGRNRGGSVPRREARGESNSSHTSSSGAIELQGLKLLRCAQEGDLSGMKQLFSKGVDINFQDSFFWTAIMCASWTGQRAAVRLLLQQGAAWVGVVDTQGRDARELALIAGHQGVLEELANYGRNSQQETQFDNSVPHPKWCDVCASQYSNSLSSHLSSTLHQFSLRQPAPTPYYCIPSSSASYKMMVRCGWNPGTGLGPKGGGTMKPVPTVLKRDQKGLGFGPQERARITHFLAKDPQAVKSTPKAGDGRLDRGKRKDESRRKEAKEKAWERDFRTSFYF, encoded by the exons ATGGACAATCTGGGTTTCTTCACCCCTGCCAAGGAGCAGGATATATGGACTAACGGGAAGGAACAGCCCAGCTCACAACCAAGGAGCCTACACAGTGGTGAGGAGGCAAGACTGTTTTATGAAAGTCTCACCAAAGGGAATGATGGGGCGACGCAAAATGAAAGCGTGTGTCAGAGAGAGCAAACGACTAGAACGagcaaaaaaagagaagagcAAGGCAGAGGTGGAGATGTACGTCAGGCAGGTATAACAGGGGAGAGGCGGGGGAGAAATAGAGGAGGTAGCGTTCCAAGGAGGGAAGCTAGAGGAGAGAGCAATAGCAGCCACACTTCGTCCTCCGGCGCCATAGAGCTCCAGGGGCTGAAGCTGCTGCGGTGTGCCCAGGAAGGAGACCTCTCTGGAATGAAACAGCTGTTCTCAAAGGGAGTGGACATCAACTTTCAG GATAGCTTCTTCTGGACAGCAATAATGTGTGCAAGCTGGACAGGCCAGAGGGCCGCAGTGAGGCTGCTGCTGCAACAAGGAGCTGCCTGGGTCGGGGTTGTTGACACACAAGGCAGAGATGCCAGAGAATTGGCTCTGATAG CTGGCCACCAGGGGGTGTTGGAGGAGCTAGCTAACTACGGAAGAAATTCACAGCAAGAAACACAATTTGACAATAG tGTGCCCCACCCCAAGTGGTGCGATGTGTGTGCAAGTCAATACAGCAACAGTCTGTCATCCCATCTCTCCTCCACTTTGCACCAGTTCAGCCTGAGGCAACCAGCACCTACCCCCTACTACTGTATTCCCTCTTCCAGTGCCAGCTACAAGATGATGGTTCGCTGTGGCTGGAACCCAGGGACGGGGCTGGGGCCAAAGGGGGGTGGGACCATGAAGCCTGTGCcaactgtgctgaagagagacCAGAAAGGCCTGGGCTTTGGGCCACAGGAGAGAGCAAGAATTACCCACTTTCTAGCCAAAGACCCTCAAGCAGTCAAATCAACACCCAAGGcaggagatgggagattagaCAGGGGGAAGAGGAAGGATGAAAGCAGGAGAAAAGAGGCAAAGGAGAAGGCCTGGGAGAGAGATTTTCGTACTTCATTTTATTTTTGA